A region of the Nocardia nova SH22a genome:
AGCGTCATGCCCGGGGACTACGCCTCGGCGCCGGGTGCGCTGCAGGGCCTGTTCGTGGGCGGGGTCGCCGACGGATTCACCCATCGCGAGGTCGTCACCTCGAAGGACCATCCCGAATTCGCCGAGCGCAAGGCCCGGCTCGCGGTGCTGGACGAGCAGGGCGTGGATGCCACCATCATGCTGCCCACGCTCGGCGTCGCCGTGGAATACGACCTGCGCGACGACGTGGATCTCACCTACGCGAGCCTGCGCGCGTTCAACCGCTGGCTCGAGGACGACTGGGGTTACGGTGCGGACGGCCGACTGTTCGGTGTGCCGATGCTGTCGCTGCTGGATATCGACGAGGCCGTGCGGGAATTGCACCGGGTGATCGACGCGGGCGCCCGCATGGTCCACCTGTGCCCCGGGCCCATCAACGGCCACTCCCCCGCCGACCCGATCTTCGATCCGTTCTGGGCCACCGTCTCCGACGCCGGAATTCCCGTGGTATTCCACGTATCCAACAGCGGCTACCAGCATTTCTACGGAACGCACTGGTCGGAGAACCCCGACAACCCGTCCCATCAGCAGTCCCCGCTGCAGTGGGCCCTGTGCAATACCGAGCGCCCCGTGGTCGACACCTTGATCGCCCTGACCCTGCACAATCTGTTCGGCCGCCACCCCGGAGTCAAGATCGTCTCCATCGAGAACGGCTCGAATTGGCTGCGCCCCCTGTTCAAGACGATCGACAAGGCCGCCGCCCTGGGCCGCCGCGGCCCCATGATCGGCGGCAAACTCCCACCCCACCCCAGCCAG
Encoded here:
- a CDS encoding amidohydrolase family protein, which codes for MEYGLIDADGHYYEPDDCFSRHIESRFADRTIRVRRGDDGLGRVFLREQRTFMSVMPGDYASAPGALQGLFVGGVADGFTHREVVTSKDHPEFAERKARLAVLDEQGVDATIMLPTLGVAVEYDLRDDVDLTYASLRAFNRWLEDDWGYGADGRLFGVPMLSLLDIDEAVRELHRVIDAGARMVHLCPGPINGHSPADPIFDPFWATVSDAGIPVVFHVSNSGYQHFYGTHWSENPDNPSHQQSPLQWALCNTERPVVDTLIALTLHNLFGRHPGVKIVSIENGSNWLRPLFKTIDKAAALGRRGPMIGGKLPPHPSQALAEHLWVCPFPEDDVHDLIDAIGPDHVLFGSDFPHPEGLREPRDYLPRLESCDPTVRHQVLRGNTAALLGLS